From a region of the Impatiens glandulifera chromosome 4, dImpGla2.1, whole genome shotgun sequence genome:
- the LOC124934083 gene encoding pentatricopeptide repeat-containing protein At2g37320, whose amino-acid sequence MNFSSLVTTAQRSSRSSIKRLSESIRVLGLIASSSKKNGAKNRQTHLRLIEDILQADSFQFIQQKNRSSDLIRSRFENDPIAMLFCLQREQVRADPIVISHALASCWNGNAVYIGFQIHCLSIRHGLLGNVYVGSALITLYCKYGDLFNAYKVFDEMPVRNVVSWTAIITGFAQDGQVDVCWDIYRQMRKNSMEKPNDFTLTSLLNVCTNSGILGQGKIAHCQAILMGFDSYIHISNALISMYSKCGDFKEAIQVFDKMLMKDLVSWNSMIAGYAQHGLALNAIKLFEDMKKERVKPDAITFLGILCSCRHSGLVEQGQLFFNSMGNFSLDPGIDHYACIVDLLGRAGKVEEALDFIKKMSIEPNAVVWGSLLSSSRLHGNVWIGIEAAESRLILEPDCAATHLQLVNLYAGVGYWDQAARVRKLMKHKGLKTDPGYSSVEINNNVYRYGTSSADGEIYELLNGLIDNMREPNQEQVMVMNETDGHF is encoded by the coding sequence ATGAATTTTTCCTCTTTAGTGACGACGGCACAAAGAAGTTCAAGAAGTTCGATCAAAAGGCTTAGTGAATCTATCAGAGTATTGGGTCTGATAGCATCTTCTTCCAAGAAAAATGGTGCTAAGAATCGGCAAACGCATCTTCGACTCATTGAGGATATCTTGCAAGCAGATTCATTTCAATTTATCCAACAGAAGAATAGAAGTAGTGATCTCATTCGTTCGAGGTTTGAGAATGATCCGATTGCGATGCTATTTTGCCTTCAAAGGGAACAGGTAAGAGCTGATCCCATCGTGATTTCTCATGCTCTAGCTTCTTGTTGGAATGGAAATGCTGTTTATATTGGATTTCAGATTCACTGCTTGTCTATTCGACATGGACTTTTGGGAAATGTGTATGTCGGAAGTGCTTTGATTACTTTGTATTGTAAATATGGGGATTTGTTTAATGCTTACAAGGTGTTTGATGAAATGCCTGTGAGAAATGTTGTGTCATGGACAGCTATTATCACTGGTTTTGCACAGGATGGTCAAGTTGATGTCTGTTGGGATATCTATCGTCAAATGAGAAAGAATTCAATGGAGAAACCGAATGATTTTACCCTGACGAGTCTTCTGAATGTATGCACCAACAGTGGGATTCTCGGACAGGGAAAGATTGCTCATTGCCAAGCAATCTTAATGGGTTTTGATTCATATATTCACATTTCTAATGCTCTAATATCAATGTATTCCAAATGTGGAGATTTCAAAGAGGCAATACAAGTGTTTGACAAAATGCTTATGAAAGATCTCGTCTCTTGGAACTCCATGATCGCGGGCTATGCCCAACATGGTCTCGCCTTGAATGCGATTAAACTGTTTGAAGATATGAAGAAGGAAAGAGTCAAACCGGACGCCATCACCTTCCTAGGAATCCTCTGTTCTTGTCGCCATTCGGGTTTAGTGGAACAAGGCCAATTGTTCTTCAATTCAATGGGTAATTTTAGTTTGGACCCGGGAATAGATCATTATGCTTGCATTGTGGATCTCTTAGGACGGGCAGGGAAAGTTGAAGAGGCTTTAGATTTCATTAAGAAAATGTCGATAGAACCGAATGCTGTTGTTTGGGGTTCGCTGCTTTCATCGAGCAGGCTCCATGGAAATGTTTGGATTGGAATTGAGGCTGCTGAGAGCAGGCTGATATTAGAACCAGATTGTGCGGCTACGCATCTGCAGTTGGTTAATCTTTACGCGGGGGTTGGTTATTGGGATCAGGCAGCTAGAGTTCGAAAATTGATGAAACACAAAGGTCTGAAAACCGATCCTGGTTATAGCTCGGTCGAGATTAATAACAATGTTTATCGATATGGCACGAGCTCGGCTGACGGGGAGATTTATGAATTGCTCAATGGGTTGATTGACAACATGAGAGAACCTAACCAAGAACAAGTGATGGTAATGAATGAAACTGACGgccatttttga
- the LOC124935625 gene encoding ankyrin repeat domain-containing protein 2A-like — MSILERQNYLFINYNSGDESSNSTSDDSSSSDEEDSIFLGDVDEFMAEVESKIHPHFREIAASIKKDDVFGLSVALDNFIGNIDEDLIDGETALHYACENYSRSCFELLLQRNANIEATNTRGSIPLHKACPLHEAATYGNARVVKLLLECGACTDITNYDGKIPWDLAKPNSNIRRILEENDED; from the exons ATGTCGATACTAGAGAGGCAAAACTACTTGTTCATCAACTACAATAGTGGTGACGAAAGCAGTAATAGTACCAGCGACGATAGCAGTAGTAGTGATGAAGAAGACTCAATTTTCTTGGGTGATGTCGACGAATTTATGGCAGAGGTTGAGTCTAAAATTCATCCTCACTTCAGGGAAATTGCTGCGTCTATTAAAAAAGACGATGTCTTTGGCCTTAGTGTTGCCCTAG ataattttattggaAATATTGACGAAGATTTGATAGACGGAGAAACTGCTCTTCATTATGCATGTGAAAATTACAGTCGATCCTGTTTCGAG ttactacttcaaagaaatgCCAATATAGAGGCTACAAATACCCGTGGATCAATTCCTCTTCATAAGGCTTGT CCTCTTCATGAAGCAGCAACTTATGGAAATGCTAGAGTAGTAAAATTGTTATTAGAATGTGGAGCTTGTACTGATATAACAAATTATGATGGAAAG aTTCCATGGGATTTGGCTAAACCTAATTCAAATATTAGAAGAATACTAGAGGAAAATGATGaagattaa